CCCACGAAGGATAGTTATACATCCGACGGCTAGATTCGTCAAATATTCTTTCTACACTTGCGGAAAAGTAATCAACAACAAAATCTTTGCGGGTCTAGTTAGTGATTAGATGACTAATTAGATAGCATACAAGAAGCCGCCCCTGTGTTTCTCTTTGTctctcaaaaaaatcaaaaacaaaataaaaataaaatgcagAGCAACGCATTTCTTCTCTCTCCTCCCCAttgctcctcctcctcctcctcctcatcaacATGGTATCTTAGACACACAGATTCCATACATCGATACCCTAATTTTAGATTGAATTCATTTCCGCCCAAAAGAAAATCCGTTCATGGAGTTTCTATTCCTTCATCATCTACTACTTCCCTTACATATTCATCATTATCTGCGTATTCTAATTCTTGTAAATGGAATACTAATACATCTAAATCTGGTAGACATTTTAGATGTAATGACGCAATTAAAAGTATACATGAAACGCCACCACCactatcaccatcatcatcatcgtctagTAATAGTTTGAGTCAGAGATTGGAGCTTGGAGTATTATTTTGTTTATGGTATGTTTCAAATATCTACTTCAACATTTTTAATAAACAGGTGTTGAAGGTTTATCCCTACCCAGTAACCATTTCATTAATTCAGTTCGCCATAGGCACGCTTCTTATTCTAATCATGTGGTCGTTTAATCTGTACAAAAGACCTAACATCACTAAATCACAGGtaattccattttcaattttgtttcCGTTTTTCTATTCGTTATACCTAGTAATCAATTCAAATACTTGGTGTCATTTCATGTTCTTAAGTTGTGATCTAAGTTGCCATTACTTTTGTTTTTTTGCTTGTGGATGCTGTGCAGCTTGTGGCAATTGTGCCATTGGCGATAGTGCACACAATGGGAAACCTTTGTACAAATATGAGTCTTGGGAAGGTGTCCGTTTCTTTCACGCATACAGTTAAAGCTTTGGAGCCTTTCTTCTCAGTTATCATCTCAGCGTTATTCCTGGGAGAGGTATACCATTATATCTATTCTTATTTCTATATTACTTTTGAATGATTACGGATTGTAAACTGCTGCTTTGGATTTTCAACCAATTTTGTTGCTGACTATCTAGGTATTGTATCAAGCACttgttcttatttttattttttacagtatgttttaatttcttatgGATTTTTCATTTGAGATTGAAGACTAGTTTGATCGTACTCTTTGCATAGGTTCCAACAGTTTGGGTACTTTCCTCCCTTGTTCCAGTTGTTGGTGGAGTAGCAATGGCTTCACTTACTGAAGACTCATTCGATTGGTAAGAAACATATCTGAGTCTTATGATAAAAAGTCATAGATCCCATTTGTTCTATTCATAGATATTTCTTCGTAAAGTACAGTATGAGTTATTAATACTCAAGCTTAGAGGAATGGCCTATATTCTGATTTGTGATGACAGGGTTGGGTTTTGGAGTGCAATGGGATCCAACTTGGCTAATCAATCACGTAATGTATTCAGCAAGCAATTCATGGTTAAGAAAGAGGTAGTTTACATACTCAAGTGATGCAAGTATTCTTTTGTTTCCGTGCAAAATCTGTGGTTCTATCAGTTGAATGTTCCTAACTAATAGGTGTCGGAGTTGTCCTTGTACTTCATGCACTTTAGGTTTTGTCTTGGCTCAACAACTATAGTTTTACTTAATTACTTCTTGTCTTGACTTTATCTTTAACAGGAATCTCTGGACAACATAACTCTTTTCTCTATGATAACAATCTTATCCTTTGCACTGAATGTCCCCCTGACGCTTTGCATGGAAGGTGTTAAGTTTTCTCCTTCATTCCTGCAGTCTGCTGTAAGTATTACACGCTAGTTAAAATGTAACACATCACTAATCTATATTTCCCTAAAGCATCATTTAGGAATCTGTTCGTTTACATTTTTCTTCTACCCTGCTAGGGCTTAGATGTTCGAGAACTATGCGTGAGGACTCTTCTATCTGGACTTTGTTTCCACGCTCATCAACAGGTGAATTTAACTCAAGTTTTGTTTTTTACGCTATTGTTAGATTAGGATCAAATGGACGTAGTCTGTATTAATATTATGGAGAATGATAGTCCCTTGCAGGTCCACGCTTGTACTTGTTATATTTTGAGCATCATTTTAACTTTCCAACTCACAACGTTTCACACTAGTACTTCGAGGTTGTTATCATTGCAGAATCCTTTGAAATTGATATTGGCAAAACATGGAAAGTTTAGAAAATTTTAGTTTCCCCAATAGTGCTAATCTCATTATTTCTCTATTACATTCTCttcatttgaaaaataaaataaattaaaatgtgTGAACTTGCTTGTTAGAACAAATAGCGACTAGGAATGGCACTGTCTCTCTTGAAAATAGGCGTATCCAGGCATCAAGTCTTTCAGTGATTAATACCATAAGGTTATAGTGCCGGACTATCGGATTGGAATTATTAGAATTTGCACACTTCAAACTCAGTTATTTCATTTGGATTTTGTTGTTCAGTTGTTGCATGCATGCAATGCAACGTTGTCTTTTCCAATCTATGATGTTGTCTGTGACTCTGTTCTTAATTTCTTATTTTACACTCTCTATTCATTttcttgaaaaaagaaaaaaaggaagagCAAATAGAGCTGATCCCATTGAGTTGATTTTGCGCATTAAGCGAACTCTGATCTTATGGTTTTTTGAAAAGGACGTGTTTAGAGGGTTAAGCGTAAATCAAATTCTTTTTCATTGGGAAACAACTTTGCATTTGTAGTATGATGTGAAGTTGTATTCTGTTTTTGTACATTtttctatctttttattttaatataaccttcttttCTCAAAAGAGAAAAAGCTGATCCTATTAAATCTTCCATTATTGCAGATTGCTTATATGATATTGCAGAGGGTATCCCCTGTCACCCATTCAGTTGGAAACTGTGTGAAACGAGTAGTAGTCATTGTGTCATCAGTTCTCTTTTTTAAAACACCCGTCTCACCCATCAATTCTATAGGTAAAAAGTTTATTTACAAAGGTTCAATCGTGCTACATAATGTTCAGCCGTCCTGTAAATTTTATTTCACTTTCCCCACCCGCAACTCACTAAGCCCATGTTTGCCCATGTTTCCAACTGAGATTTAAATATGGGGTTTTTTGGTTTTATTTCAGGAACTGGGATTGCTCTTGCGGGAGTCTTCCTTTATTCAAGAGTGAAGCAGATTAATAAGCCAAAGAGAAGTGAATAACAATTTTGACTCTTGTTGAGTTTATTGGAAAAACTCAATGTAATTCACATGATGAGTGAACCAAATTGTATGTTAAACATAGATTTAGGGCAATTTTGAGGATAAGATCACACTCAGTCATCTCTTCATCAATTCTTTATTGAGACTGGCAAGAGTTCTTATATTTTCTCAGCCCATGAGATGTTTTGACAGTTTTCCCTTTGCCAAACTTTTGTCATTGGCTTCAGACTACTTTTGTTTGATCATGTCGGTTTGGTATTTTTGAATAAATGCAAATGTATGTGTACCATCAAACAGAAAGTATAAGTATCCTTCTCCATAGATCATTTATGTTGGAGACCTTTATCTTTGTGGGATTGGGGTGGTGTTGTTAGGACGGTTCATATGGAGGAGGCAAAGCCACAAGTATGCCACTTTTGCACCCATTATGGGCATGGTAAAGTGCCAAAATTCGCCACTTTAACAGGTCAGGTCGAGTCTTACACCGGATGGTCAATACTCGACTACCAGCAGCGTAAACTTGGCCGGTCAATAGTCGACTACCAGCGGTGTAAACTTGGCTGATAGCTGCATCTAATCTAACGGTCATCAATTCATCACCCTATAAATATAATATTTAATTTCCCAATAGACAAATATACGGCTGTGGTAAATCCTATAGCACTAAACTCATTGAACTGTCATTAATTCATCTGTCCAGATTTCGTTTAACTCATACTGATCTTCCTGATTCTCTCTCGCTTCCTCATTTTTAGAACCCAGTCAGTAAACTGATTTGAAGGCTGGTTTTAGATACCAAACCCATAGTTTTGAGGTTAGAaggtgaagatgaagaagaatgttcTGATGGGTAAGTTTGATTTTGTTATACAAACTCCTTTATTTAAAGTTATCTTCAATTTTTGATTTTACTTAGGGTTTCTGGAACCGATggttatttttgaattttttgattttaCATGTGAATGGTAAttcctttattatttatttatttatttatttttttgaatgctAACGTTTTTAGTTGTCGTCATCCTCTTCCGATTAAGTTCGGTAAAACCATATTTATCATAGATTTGGCTTCAGATCGACTCAGGAATCATCTCAGGAAGGAATTGATTATGTCAATGGATTGTTGAAATGTCGTTTGGCTATTTAGAAAGATATGTGTTGTAGAGACGTGTTTCCTGGAGAACCTAAATTGTCAGGCCTTGAAGATTTCTATGGTAATTACAGATTTTTTATTGGTTTATGGAGTGCGGGATTCATTGTATATTATGCTAAAGATTTTGCAATTCTGATTTTCAGGTCTGTGGAATTTGTTGTGCTGCAGTGTGGGCTATATTTGTTTATGGATTCGAATTCTTTTTTGTTTACATCAGGTTTCATTTGCTTCAAACTCATTTTCTTGAAGTTCCCATGGATGTTCTATTGCTCTTTCGTTCGACTTTCATGCGTAATAATTATTGTCTTGATGTTTACTTTTTCCATGTTTCATGTTGTAGTTCAGGATTAAACTCTCATTCAATGAGAGGAATTTGGTTTACTGTTAACTGGAATTCCCATTCGTTGTATTCCATTTCCAATCGGATTCCTAGCACGATAGAGCACATAGCAAACAGCGGAGAAGAGGTAGCATATTACATGATCTTAATACAGTTGATGGTCCTGGACCGTGTGAGATTGATGGTATTGGTGGTGATGATGTTATAGCTTGGATAATGAAGATAGTTATGATTCGTCTTCTTATCCTAGCGAGTCTTCTAGGAAACGGCTGATATATCGAGTACTGATGGCAATTTGGATTCAAAGTGAGTATATgacctttttattttatttcttttccatctTAGATTCACTAATGACTAATCTTAGTTGTCTGCAAAGATACGTATTACCCGTTGAAACGTAAGGGATAACTTAATTACTGAGTCAGAGCATGCAATTAAATTACTAGAATGTTATCGTGGCTACAACGTGCAATGTTAGGAAGATAAAATTTTTAAGAGGAAACCAAGAGAAGCTCAAGGTGATTCAAGGTTTGTATTGCCACTGAGTTCACAACAGTGCCAAATATTTGAGTAAACTGGACATAAAAGACGTTTTTTACATAGCTtattcagtattttgttaaagATCATAGTTTGGTTACCCTAAACCTGCAATTCACCTAAGCTATTCTGGTTCATTGGCTTATGCTTTATTTCTAAGCAGTGTTGTAAAGAACTCTTTGACACAAATGGTTTCGAAAGGCTTATGAATGCAAAACATATAGTGATTATTTTCTTTGAACACAGATTTATTAGCTTACGACATCTTCGACTTTTGGTTTTATCTTACTGTTTATGTTTTCAGTGTAAGGGTTTCTTCTTATTTCCCATCTCATTTGTTATTGGATTTCAGgtattttattgtttttcattttcaatcAACGCTCTCTTTAAGATTGTAAAGCTCATGTCAAATGATTCAGCATCTTTGGAGCtccaaatttctatttgctgccCTATAATATTCTCAGAATGGCTTCTAAGGTATCTCTCCATTTTGGCCATTTCATATCTCCCATTGTTGAACTGTAGATGTGTGTATCTAACTACAATTTTTCATCATTGATACAAACCTTTTGCAGGTACGTGCCAATTATCAAAAGTGTAGAATTTGTGCTTATGTCAATGTCATACTTCTGTACGTTAGCACTCGAAGCTAggctattctttttttttttttttttatgattaactGATCCTAGCTACATTCCTTTTCAGAGATATGTCCGTTAGTTCAAAATTAGGGGTTGCTTTTAGGTCTCAATGCTAATCCAATTGTAGCATTACCATATCTCTTATAGGATTGTATATGGCATGGTCAATTCATCTTGGCATTAAGGTATATCTCCGAATTTCCGTGTATAAATATTTATGGTTCCCTTTGTCTTAAACACTACTGTGGTCATATTCTCTGTATTGTTTTTTGGTTAAGTACTTATGGTTTATCCATGTTTTGGCTTTTTGAATCAGATTATGCACAAATCACTTGGGGATATTCTGGAGAACCTCACACTGACTGAAGGCCGTAATGGTTGTTATTAAATTATTCTAATCTTccatttggttaattatgaaAGGCTTCATGATATAGACTGGAGGTCCTCTGGGAGACAGCGATGGTGGGAGGTCTATTTGGGGTGGGGAGTTTGAGGATGAGTTCTAAAAAAGTTCTCTTATTGCTGATTTACAATAGTCAGTTACAAATTTAATTTGGTTTACTTCTAGGGTCATATAATTATAAGCTTATTATGGCTAAGTTCTCTGTCATTCCTCCCCGTCTAAGATTGTTATCATTATCTGTGCATTCCAGCCTCAGGATCTCATTTGATTGTTATCATTATCTGTGCATTCCAGCCTCAGGATCTCATTTGATACAAAAAGCTTACATACGAGGAATGGTTACTTTTTTCTAATTTGCGGTTAAAGGCATGATATCCCTTTCACACTGTCCATGGCTAATTAATGCGAGACAAAGTATTAATGCCGCTCAGTTCTTTATAACATTGTAGCAACACCATGGCTTGAATAATAAACACTCTATATTCGATAGAGTTATGAAAGGAATGGACGTGGTGCAGGTACTTTTATTTTTCTATCTTTACTATTCCCCTATAATTCTCCTCATGTACGTGTAATCATCAAGTTAATTAGTGATACATGTATGAAGTCTTGATTCTTAACTGCTGCTTACTTATACTACTCATGTATACAGGGAAGAAAAGAGGGTGAAGAAAGGCAAGCAAGACAAAAGCTACCCAAATGCTAAATTATTAAATATGACTATTCCCAAGTTTTGTATTTTCTTTCTGGAACAAGAAATCATGACATTTTCACATATTATCATAAAAATCTTTCATGACTTCTCAATCCCCCTATTTAATTTTGTTAAATGAACCACCTTTACAAATTTGTTGATCACAGAAGGCATCTTACAGTTTGTTGTTTGATTTATTACTTGCGAAATGCATTGCAATGCATCACAGAAGTCTTGATTCTTAACAGCTGCTTACCTCAATTTACACCATTAGGTGTTGCTGTTTCCATCTACGGTCTAACAGTTTAGTTTTGGCACAGGGAAATATTGCTCGGAGGATTGCCATTAATGTCaattaatttcaaaaataaaaatatgcccgtgccgttacggcatggGTTAAGGCCTAGTACCTCTAAAAATCCAATATGTCAGTTCGCGGTCGCAGATTTACCTTAGCTGAAGATGAATGCATTTGCagaaattatgttcttgttacaCAAAATCAGGTCAATGGTGCACAACAACTTACTGTATGATGATggatgtcgtaggctcaacaaattaataatcttatttccacacaattatttggtaatataatggaagtaaggatcgttcccacaaagaacggtgagttttagttgtcaaagtgtaaTAAAGAGGGGTTCTGTTTTAGATTTTGAACAAAGTAATTAAAGTAAttgcaaatattaagttgtaagcaatagagaaagatatgatcgaggaatccttctttgtatgtaaaccgtcaatgagttaatatattcatctattcgtcattaatcatagattatcaccaaccatagaaaagcagctagagcagtgttattctctaaagtcctttggtcactggtaccgaagcgctcgaataccagattctattcatccaaaccaccaagtagtagcgcactcaaggtgtagcttagtcgaatgctttatgttttgtgacttaggttgatcctagtagttagactcttagcgcaaggtccactttctagtgttgtttctacacgtgattgctccacagaatccctctgcaaggtttcacgttttctacttgtgtaggggttattcaacaattacacggatatcctaaccctttactagctttagattaataaataaactgatttagttggccacctagaacaatcaatcaatcataatatctattcatagtagaaacaaacgataatcatatgaagaaatcaaaatatattcatatattaaatcaaatcaagtttacatcttagaattcatcctcaatcaataggtgtttagctggatgtagaaacatccatgatatacatatgagaaaagtaaagagataatgttacgattgagaatctctccgtgtgatgtttcttctctccaagcctTACAATTTTGTGATCCCTTGATGTGATATCCTTTTACACCAAACCGTGAATTTTGGCCTTCACAAGTATGTGAACCACGAAACCAAGGGGCTaagtgaaaaggcgggggtacaacaaccacacccaatatttcgcttagcaatctgtatggagaaaatcccaatatactttctagagaatcaactagacagtcagactcaatctagataaaagtatatcaaagagttaatatctcaattagacagtcagactagacagtcagactcaatctagatataaATATCTCAATTTgttctatactcaagcaaatagaaatctgcgagtctttatcaaatactagagagataacttggatggtaccaaagaccgatatccaagtgtcaatcaatttaaatcaacaaccaaaggttggatattctaattgattgaaccaaacacacaacctgtgatatttcaattataaagataaaaaatataatgcggaaatataaataacacagacaccagaattctgttaacgaggaaaccgcaaatgcagaaaaaccccgggacctagtccagatggaacacacactgtattgagccgctacaaacactagcctactccaaactaacttctgtctggactgtagttgaaccccaaccaatctcacactgatccaaggtacagttatgctcctacgtttctgatcccagtaggatactacgtacttgattcccttagctgatctcacccacaactaaaagttgctacgacccaaagtcgaagattttaataaacaaatctgtatcacacagaaaagtctatggtaatagataaatccgtctcccacgaatatacctacgagttttgtttcgtcttttgataaatcaaggtgaataggaactaattgataaaccggtcttatattcccgaagaacagcgtagtattatcaatcacctcacaatagtcttaatcgacgcagcaaaaaaagatattgtggaatcacaaacgatgagacgaagatgtttgtgattaatttttatcttggctatcggagatagaaatctcaatccaattattacaattgtactcgtacgatagaaacagcaagatcagatcacacaactacaagaaaagtagtatcgatctggcttcacaatcccaatgaagtctttaagtcgttaacctggtttagaagaagaaaccaaaggttaaaggagaattgactctagcttctcacaactagtatcacataaaatgtctggggattagttttcccagttgctagagttctcccttatatagtctttcaaatcagggtttagaatcaatgttagattagtaacaaagcattaaatattcaccgttagatgaaaacctgatttagattcaagctaatatttatcaaccgttagatcgaaaacatatcttgttatacacaaatgaaatgcacgttcctgggcttgtgtaaccatacccaaacttgtacattagttggttcaacaatagttaaccaaatggttagccgtatgattactttcataccaaccatattcttcttcaccataactagttcaaatgactcaaatgaactagttagagagttgttcaattgcaaggaaatctcatgtactacacaagacacaattgaagcaaaaatgatttgattcacatgaatcggttcatgaactctatagccacggttttcaattgcattccttagcttataaagataagttcactaaacatcgtttttagacataacctactcaagttcgcggactgggttcccggacttaagttcccggatggagttcacaaactccagcagaaattttcgggtttcAAAACTTCGCCAGATcgcggactggtttcgcggacttagctcacgcacttctccggttcacttgatatacaaagttcgcaaacttcagttcaagcaataaggaattatacatatatgtgtttccacaacaatgcttatatcctccaaatggttatataatctaaactctcatttcaatcattgaaacattgtcagatgatgttatatagttgttattcacaaaccatttttcgtcagagcaattttcaaagtgattgaaacataatatgacttctgtcactaggtaaatatgaacttggctaaagcgaaagctttaccaacacatatttagagatatagataggcgaggtaaactcggctcgaaataccaaatgcggtataatctaagtctatatagcaaaacaacttttgtctcaatataggagataaataaacttttgggtgatagataagttcaagtctccacataccttttagtcgatgaagatccaacagttccttgagtagtccttcgtcttgtatgatgattgtcatgaagttcttgagctcaactacactttctatcctagtccgagaccttagctatagtagactagaaatcaagacttatggttttgatcactaatattgacaaacatgcttgagatagaaacacatgcgagtttgaccgagcaatgctctaacactaagtatgcatactcgtttgtattagagcactgctcggtcgaactggcaggcgttgctatctcaagcatgtttttcaatattagtgatcaaaactatatgtctttctttgtagtttacttatgactaagtctcggtctaggatagtcaagtgtagttgaagctccaaactccatggcgatcatcttacgaagacgaagaactactcgaggaaccggtggaactttatccaactaaaaggtatgtggagacttgaacttatctatcactcaaaagtctattctatctcctactcttgagacaaagtcgtatatgtatgatagttttcatacatgcacattttctatttcgcgCCGAGTTTACTGGCctctctttttctcgaaatatgtgttggtaatctttcgctttaaccattttcatctttacccgtgacgaaagtcatgatgacgtttcaatcttgaaaatagctttgatgacgatagtcgtgaataacaatTGTTGTAACACTAtaaaagaatgtttaaatgattgaaatgtagagttgagattaccctctatggatataagcatatatagtgtgttcgtacattagtgtataaatccatgtgctggaagccaagtgcgtgcatatgtgtgcatgcggtattggtgaaggagacaggttgagtatgcgtaccacggaagttttcataccgaaaatttctgctggagtttgtaagtttgcaaactagtaaaccagtcaccttaggtacgcgtacccacggaagttttcgaaccgaaaatttctgctgagtttataaactcaaatccagtagctaaggtacgcatacccgtacgcgtactcaagctggtgatatctcaaatcggtagttcatgaacttaaaacaataaattataaggaatg
Above is a genomic segment from Papaver somniferum cultivar HN1 chromosome 10, ASM357369v1, whole genome shotgun sequence containing:
- the LOC113319635 gene encoding triose phosphate/phosphate translocator, non-green plastid, chloroplastic-like is translated as MQSNAFLLSPPHCSSSSSSSSTWYLRHTDSIHRYPNFRLNSFPPKRKSVHGVSIPSSSTTSLTYSSLSAYSNSCKWNTNTSKSGRHFRCNDAIKSIHETPPPLSPSSSSSSNSLSQRLELGVLFCLWYVSNIYFNIFNKQVLKVYPYPVTISLIQFAIGTLLILIMWSFNLYKRPNITKSQLVAIVPLAIVHTMGNLCTNMSLGKVSVSFTHTVKALEPFFSVIISALFLGEVPTVWVLSSLVPVVGGVAMASLTEDSFDWVGFWSAMGSNLANQSRNVFSKQFMVKKEESLDNITLFSMITILSFALNVPLTLCMEGVKFSPSFLQSAGLDVRELCVRTLLSGLCFHAHQQIAYMILQRVSPVTHSVGNCVKRVVVIVSSVLFFKTPVSPINSIGTGIALAGVFLYSRVKQINKPKRSE